In the genome of Bradyrhizobium sp. CIAT3101, one region contains:
- a CDS encoding VirK family protein — protein MQFSGERLSILLSLLLATSVSTIAKADEPSPKYADVLSALQGGKEVRVILDLSRCTTVDGQPGPAVQGGLIINAFRVSALNGISFANAHQTLDSSGHPITEYIRHNLSREGKLMVRASKLAAGAAEAVNQGEFACEVPDGARFVW, from the coding sequence ATGCAGTTCAGTGGCGAACGTCTGTCGATCCTGTTGTCCTTGCTTTTGGCTACAAGCGTAAGCACGATCGCGAAGGCCGATGAGCCATCGCCGAAATACGCCGACGTGCTAAGTGCACTGCAGGGCGGCAAGGAAGTGAGGGTCATACTAGACCTCAGTCGCTGTACCACCGTTGATGGCCAGCCCGGACCGGCTGTGCAGGGCGGGCTGATTATCAACGCCTTCAGGGTGAGCGCGCTGAACGGGATCAGCTTCGCCAATGCGCATCAAACCTTGGACAGCTCGGGACATCCTATTACCGAATACATCCGCCACAACCTCAGCCGCGAAGGCAAGCTGATGGTGCGAGCCTCCAAACTCGCCGCCGGCGCGGCCGAAGCGGTGAATCAAGGTGAATTCGCTTGCGAGGTGCCAGATGGCGCTAGGTTTGTGTGGTAA